A genomic window from Streptomyces sp. NBC_01429 includes:
- a CDS encoding MurR/RpiR family transcriptional regulator, which produces MSDSPAARLQQLFEGHRLTPTQRRIAHSMVRQAADAPFLSSVELAELAGVSQPSVTRFAVALGFDGYPALRRHLREVAPAGPADPDSSYNEYQQAVQGEIENLRRLSELLADPAPVERAGRLLAASRPLPVLGLRAASSQARGFAYFAAKVHPDVRLLDEGGTLLADRIDAARHAGASALLCFALPRHPREVVEALEYARSAGLTVVTVADSAFAPVARHSDLLIPAAVGTGLAFDTVCAPMLLGRVLLEAMCDGLPDAQARLEEFDARASARGLFVE; this is translated from the coding sequence ATGAGCGACAGCCCTGCCGCCCGACTCCAGCAGCTCTTCGAGGGCCACCGGCTCACCCCCACCCAGCGCCGGATCGCCCACAGCATGGTCCGGCAGGCCGCCGACGCGCCGTTCCTGTCGAGCGTCGAACTCGCGGAGCTGGCCGGGGTCAGCCAGCCGTCCGTCACCCGCTTCGCGGTCGCGCTCGGCTTCGACGGCTACCCGGCGCTGCGCCGCCACCTGCGGGAGGTCGCGCCCGCAGGACCGGCCGACCCGGACTCCTCGTACAACGAGTACCAGCAGGCCGTACAGGGCGAGATCGAGAATCTGCGCCGGCTCTCCGAACTCCTCGCCGACCCGGCGCCCGTCGAACGCGCCGGCCGCCTCCTCGCCGCCTCCCGCCCGCTGCCGGTCCTCGGCCTGCGCGCCGCCTCCTCGCAGGCGCGCGGCTTCGCCTACTTCGCCGCGAAGGTCCACCCGGACGTACGGCTGCTGGACGAGGGCGGCACGCTGCTCGCCGACCGCATCGACGCGGCCCGGCACGCGGGCGCGAGTGCACTGCTCTGCTTCGCCCTGCCGCGCCATCCCAGGGAGGTCGTCGAGGCGCTGGAGTACGCGCGCTCGGCCGGCCTGACGGTGGTCACGGTCGCCGACTCGGCGTTCGCCCCGGTCGCCCGCCACAGCGACCTGCTGATCCCGGCGGCGGTCGGCACGGGCCTCGCCTTCGACACGGTGTGCGCGCCGATGCTGCTGGGGAGGGTGCTGCTGGAAGCCATGTGCGACGGGCTGCCCGACGCGCAGGCGCGGCTGGAGGAGTTCGACGCGAGGGCGAGCGCGCGGGGGCTCTTCGTGGAGTGA
- a CDS encoding alpha/beta fold hydrolase, with product MTGKATTHPNPLGRGGFVAHAYPEKQVNLGEITMNYAEAGSPDKPALLLIPEQTGSWWSYEPAIELLTEDFHVFAVDLRGQGRSTWTPKRYSLDNFGNDLVRFISLVIRRPVIVSGNSSGGVLAAWLSAYSLPGQIRGALCEDAPFFASELVPAFGHNIRQGAGPFFELLSKHLGDQWSVGDWAAFCAAAEASSSKLAGFFPASAEPPQNFKEYDPEWARAFFEGTAGLNSPHDRMLAQVKTPVLITHHNRAVDPETGDFVGSLSDEQAQKAQDIMATAGAKVDYESHPEAHHMMHQFDPALYVKLLTEWSSALPAE from the coding sequence ATGACTGGCAAGGCGACCACTCACCCGAATCCGCTGGGTCGCGGCGGTTTTGTTGCCCACGCCTACCCCGAGAAGCAGGTGAACCTCGGTGAGATCACGATGAACTACGCGGAGGCGGGGTCACCGGACAAGCCTGCACTCCTGCTCATTCCCGAGCAGACGGGCTCCTGGTGGAGCTACGAGCCGGCGATCGAGCTGCTGACCGAGGACTTCCACGTGTTCGCCGTCGACCTGCGCGGACAGGGACGGAGTACCTGGACTCCGAAGCGGTACAGCCTGGACAACTTCGGGAACGACCTGGTGCGCTTCATCTCGCTGGTGATCCGGCGTCCGGTCATCGTGTCGGGGAACTCGTCCGGTGGGGTCCTGGCCGCCTGGCTGTCGGCGTACTCGCTCCCCGGCCAGATCAGGGGCGCGCTCTGCGAGGACGCACCGTTCTTCGCCTCCGAGCTGGTCCCCGCGTTCGGGCACAACATTCGCCAGGGAGCGGGCCCGTTCTTCGAGCTGCTCAGCAAACACCTCGGTGACCAGTGGTCCGTCGGTGACTGGGCCGCCTTCTGCGCTGCGGCCGAGGCTTCGTCGTCGAAGCTCGCGGGGTTCTTCCCGGCGAGCGCGGAGCCGCCTCAGAACTTCAAGGAGTACGACCCCGAGTGGGCGCGGGCGTTCTTCGAGGGAACCGCCGGCCTCAACTCTCCCCACGACCGGATGCTGGCCCAGGTCAAGACGCCTGTCCTGATCACCCACCACAATCGGGCGGTCGACCCGGAGACGGGCGATTTCGTCGGGTCGCTCTCCGACGAGCAGGCACAGAAGGCGCAGGACATCATGGCGACCGCTGGCGCCAAGGTCGACTACGAGTCGCACCCGGAAGCGCACCACATGATGCACCAATTCGACCCGGCGCTGTACGTGAAGCTGCTGACGGAGTGGTCCTCGGCCCTTCCGGCGGAGTGA
- a CDS encoding winged helix-turn-helix transcriptional regulator gives MKPAELDDDGRQLLNQLFDKWSLLVLDGLCEHPRRFNELRRQLPAITPKSLTTCLRRLERNGMVERVVVSTDPVAIEYSVTRLGRTLRSPLQAMLEWFVEHLDEVETARSDYDEQRLPG, from the coding sequence GTGAAGCCAGCAGAACTCGATGACGACGGCCGTCAGCTGCTCAACCAGCTGTTCGACAAGTGGTCTTTGCTGGTGCTGGACGGGTTGTGCGAGCATCCCAGGCGCTTCAACGAACTTCGGCGGCAGCTGCCCGCCATCACACCGAAGTCCCTGACCACGTGCCTGCGACGGCTGGAGCGCAACGGCATGGTCGAGCGAGTGGTCGTGTCCACGGATCCGGTGGCGATCGAGTACAGCGTCACCCGCCTGGGCCGGACCCTGCGGTCCCCCCTTCAAGCCATGCTGGAATGGTTCGTCGAGCACCTCGACGAAGTCGAAACCGCCCGCTCCGACTACGACGAGCAACGTCTGCCCGGCTGA
- a CDS encoding TetR/AcrR family transcriptional regulator has protein sequence MTAQRADARRNYARILAVAEEEVAARGADASLEQIARTAGVGSATVRRHFPTRPALLEAVFRERIEALRVRAHELTGADDPRAALLEWLSALSAYAASARGLAEAMASGGAADPAYAGGCATNLTEALAPLVDRAARAGTVTPEVTATDLVTLVTGIALATEHHRTPAAEADRLLSLTMAGISPRG, from the coding sequence ATGACCGCCCAGCGCGCGGACGCCCGGCGCAACTACGCCCGCATCCTGGCCGTGGCCGAGGAGGAGGTCGCCGCGCGCGGCGCCGACGCCTCCCTCGAACAGATCGCCCGCACGGCGGGCGTCGGCTCGGCCACGGTGCGCCGCCACTTCCCGACGCGGCCGGCACTGCTCGAAGCCGTCTTCCGGGAGCGGATCGAGGCCCTGCGCGTCCGCGCCCACGAGCTGACCGGGGCGGACGACCCCCGAGCGGCGCTGCTGGAGTGGCTGAGCGCGCTCAGCGCGTACGCCGCCTCCGCGCGCGGGCTGGCCGAGGCCATGGCCTCGGGCGGAGCGGCCGACCCGGCGTACGCGGGCGGCTGCGCCACGAACCTCACCGAGGCACTCGCACCCCTGGTGGACCGCGCCGCCCGCGCGGGCACCGTGACACCGGAGGTGACCGCCACGGACCTGGTCACCCTGGTCACCGGCATCGCCCTGGCGACCGAGCACCACCGGACCCCGGCGGCCGAGGCGGACCGGCTGCTGAGCCTGACCATGGCGGGCATCAGCCCACGGGGGTGA
- a CDS encoding NmrA family NAD(P)-binding protein — MSIDSADSAPVLVTGATGRMGGATARALLATGVPVRALVRDPESERARAVAALGAELVTGDLYQPDTVRRAAEGARAVFSVQMPDMTDLAGDSEWVQGRNLVDAAREAGVAQFVHASVSGADQHRSAPGWAEGRWAALEHYMETKSGLQARVREAGFPYWTLLKPSFFMENFLLPSLLLPKGVEGGLVTVLRPGTELSLVAVADIGAAAAAAFAEPERFHRVELELSSEQLTMTGVAEVLSRALGVELTAPDMTEEEAGVVGIPQLLAGHEWLNQVGQPARPAYARDLGIPLTGFTEWAEEHLRPGA; from the coding sequence ATGTCCATAGATTCCGCAGATTCCGCGCCCGTTCTGGTCACCGGCGCCACCGGCAGGATGGGCGGTGCCACCGCTCGCGCCCTGCTCGCCACGGGCGTTCCCGTGCGGGCCCTGGTCCGTGACCCGGAGAGCGAGCGGGCCAGGGCCGTCGCGGCGCTCGGTGCCGAACTGGTCACCGGCGACCTCTACCAGCCGGACACCGTGCGGCGGGCCGCCGAGGGGGCGCGGGCCGTCTTCTCCGTGCAGATGCCGGACATGACCGATCTGGCCGGCGACTCCGAGTGGGTCCAGGGGCGCAACCTGGTCGACGCGGCGCGGGAGGCGGGGGTGGCGCAGTTCGTGCACGCCTCCGTCTCCGGCGCCGACCAGCACCGCTCCGCGCCCGGCTGGGCGGAGGGCCGCTGGGCGGCGCTGGAGCACTACATGGAGACCAAGAGCGGGCTCCAGGCCAGGGTCCGCGAGGCGGGCTTCCCGTACTGGACGCTCCTCAAGCCGAGCTTCTTCATGGAGAACTTCCTGCTGCCGTCCCTGCTGCTCCCGAAGGGCGTCGAGGGCGGCCTGGTGACGGTTCTGCGGCCCGGCACCGAGCTGTCCCTCGTCGCGGTCGCCGACATCGGCGCCGCCGCGGCGGCGGCCTTCGCCGAGCCGGAGCGGTTCCACCGCGTCGAACTGGAGCTGTCGAGCGAGCAGTTGACGATGACCGGCGTCGCCGAGGTCCTCTCCCGCGCCCTGGGCGTCGAGCTGACCGCCCCGGACATGACCGAGGAGGAGGCGGGCGTCGTCGGAATACCGCAACTGCTCGCCGGGCACGAGTGGCTGAACCAGGTGGGCCAGCCCGCCCGCCCCGCGTACGCCCGGGACCTCGGGATCCCGCTCACCGGCTTCACGGAGTGGGCCGAGGAGCACCTGAGGCCCGGGGCCTGA
- a CDS encoding roadblock/LC7 domain-containing protein, translating into MRRTLRARAERRQLMTAEADVLGELRRLRARLPQLSGALAASTDGLVLAQDTADVEAEGVAALTAAALGVALRLTDATGQGGFRELLIRGELGYVATYAAGSSAVLTLLADPRTNVGRLHLEARRSSARIGELVDGALERLENA; encoded by the coding sequence ATGAGGCGCACGTTGCGGGCGCGTGCCGAGAGGAGACAGCTGATGACGGCAGAAGCCGACGTACTCGGTGAGCTGAGGCGCCTGCGGGCCCGCCTCCCCCAGCTCAGCGGGGCGCTCGCGGCCAGTACCGACGGCCTGGTGCTGGCCCAGGACACGGCCGACGTGGAGGCCGAGGGCGTGGCCGCCCTCACCGCCGCCGCGCTGGGCGTCGCCCTGCGGCTGACGGACGCCACGGGCCAGGGCGGATTCCGGGAGCTGCTGATCCGGGGAGAGCTGGGCTACGTCGCGACGTACGCGGCGGGCTCCTCCGCCGTTCTGACGCTGCTGGCGGATCCGAGGACCAATGTGGGCCGGCTCCATCTGGAGGCGCGCAGGTCCAGCGCCCGCATCGGGGAACTGGTCGACGGCGCCCTCGAACGGCTGGAGAACGCCTGA
- a CDS encoding transcriptional regulator — MTAGTTTPPGIQSAVSPMLVRLAGERATGALLRDHGTLYLTDGRVVHAESPAAPGIDVLLTAGGRLPRAGWEEAVNRAGTRREVGRFLVDSGRLHDGELEICHLGALFDAAFFALSPGSGPTRFRYGVAHWIGPVRPVSASAVERETLRRRELLDQVWPYAAVDTAPVVARKPAPGQAVTHRQRALLALADGVRTPVAIAWALGRPAFHTLLDIRRLAAAGLVETPEEPETAALPTLPAWVATVSGDPDIALLRRLRDALEASL, encoded by the coding sequence ATGACCGCCGGGACCACCACACCACCCGGCATACAGTCGGCCGTCTCCCCGATGCTCGTACGGCTCGCCGGGGAACGCGCCACCGGAGCCCTGCTGCGCGACCACGGCACGCTCTATCTCACCGACGGCCGCGTCGTACATGCCGAGAGCCCCGCCGCCCCCGGCATCGACGTCCTGCTCACCGCGGGCGGCCGATTACCGCGCGCGGGCTGGGAAGAGGCCGTCAACCGGGCGGGCACCCGCCGCGAGGTGGGCAGATTCCTCGTGGACAGCGGCCGGCTGCACGACGGCGAGCTGGAGATCTGCCATCTGGGCGCACTCTTCGACGCCGCCTTCTTCGCCCTCTCCCCCGGCAGCGGCCCCACCCGCTTCCGCTACGGGGTGGCGCACTGGATCGGCCCCGTACGCCCCGTATCCGCGTCGGCCGTCGAACGCGAGACGCTGCGCAGGCGCGAACTCCTCGACCAGGTATGGCCGTACGCGGCCGTCGACACGGCCCCCGTCGTCGCCAGGAAGCCCGCACCCGGGCAGGCCGTCACCCACAGACAGCGCGCGCTGCTGGCGCTCGCCGACGGCGTCCGTACGCCGGTGGCCATCGCCTGGGCCCTGGGCAGGCCCGCGTTCCACACCCTTCTCGACATCCGGCGGCTGGCCGCCGCCGGTCTGGTCGAGACGCCCGAGGAACCGGAGACGGCCGCACTCCCGACGCTCCCCGCGTGGGTCGCGACCGTCTCCGGCGATCCGGACATCGCCCTGCTCCGCCGGCTACGCGACGCCCTGGAGGCAAGCCTGTGA
- a CDS encoding diaminopimelate decarboxylase yields MASVRDSGKNADHDARHDTAGPGDPGGPAGPGGTTAAGTASTTENGTAPVPGTATATGPGADAAARRDRAVRAAVEQGLIAEDEPIVALLDVAGIRASAAALRAAFDRVTAPGTPVLHAFAVKAAPLVPVLRLLDAEGIGAEVASPGELALARAAGIPAERTVLDSPAKTVSELREALALGIAVNADNPQELARLDALTASAPTVSPRGLRVNPQLGGGSIGALSTATATSKFGVALRDEGARAWVVRAFLDRPWLTRLHTHSGSQGVPLELMARGVRAVYELAEEINAAAGRRQVDTVDLGGGLPVNFASEEETPTYADYARLLSETVPGLLDGRYGLVTEFGRSLLSKHGTVLARVEYAKTSGSRPIAVTHAGAQVATRTVYDPASWPLRIAGYDPAGRPKTGPAVAQDIAGPACFAGDLLAENRPLPLLEQGDLVAALDTGAYYFATHYSYNSLARPGVHGFSVPARGPVRFATVRTAQTVAEIVAESGGAHPDALLEG; encoded by the coding sequence ATGGCTTCGGTGCGGGACAGCGGCAAGAACGCGGATCACGACGCACGGCACGACACGGCCGGTCCGGGCGATCCGGGCGGCCCGGCCGGTCCGGGCGGCACGACGGCGGCGGGGACCGCGTCGACAACGGAGAACGGGACGGCGCCGGTGCCGGGGACGGCGACAGCGACGGGCCCCGGGGCCGACGCGGCCGCCCGGCGCGACCGTGCCGTGCGGGCGGCCGTGGAGCAGGGGCTGATCGCGGAGGACGAGCCGATCGTCGCCCTGCTGGACGTGGCCGGGATCCGCGCCTCGGCCGCCGCGCTCCGCGCCGCGTTCGACCGGGTCACCGCGCCCGGCACCCCCGTCCTGCACGCCTTCGCCGTCAAGGCCGCGCCGCTCGTGCCCGTACTGCGCCTGCTGGACGCGGAGGGCATCGGCGCCGAGGTCGCCAGCCCCGGGGAGCTGGCCCTCGCGCGGGCGGCCGGGATACCGGCGGAGCGCACCGTCCTCGACTCGCCCGCCAAGACCGTCTCCGAGCTGCGCGAGGCGCTCGCGCTGGGCATCGCCGTCAACGCGGACAACCCGCAGGAGCTGGCGCGCCTCGACGCGCTGACCGCCTCGGCGCCCACCGTCTCGCCGCGCGGCCTGCGGGTCAACCCGCAGCTCGGCGGCGGCTCCATCGGCGCCCTGTCCACCGCGACCGCCACCTCCAAGTTCGGGGTCGCGCTGCGCGACGAGGGCGCCCGCGCCTGGGTGGTGCGGGCCTTCCTCGACCGGCCCTGGCTGACCCGGCTGCACACCCACTCCGGCTCGCAGGGCGTCCCGCTGGAACTCATGGCGCGGGGCGTACGGGCGGTGTACGAGCTGGCCGAGGAGATCAACGCGGCGGCCGGCCGCCGACAGGTCGACACCGTCGACCTCGGCGGCGGACTCCCCGTCAACTTCGCCTCCGAGGAGGAGACACCGACGTACGCCGACTACGCCCGGCTGCTGAGCGAGACCGTCCCCGGACTGCTGGACGGGCGCTACGGCCTGGTGACCGAGTTCGGCCGCTCCCTGCTCTCCAAGCACGGCACGGTCCTCGCCCGCGTCGAGTACGCGAAGACCTCGGGTTCCCGTCCCATCGCGGTGACCCACGCGGGCGCGCAGGTCGCCACCCGTACCGTCTACGACCCGGCCTCCTGGCCGCTGCGCATCGCCGGGTACGACCCGGCGGGACGGCCGAAAACCGGCCCCGCCGTGGCACAGGACATCGCGGGCCCCGCCTGTTTCGCGGGTGACCTGCTGGCCGAGAACCGACCGCTGCCGCTGCTGGAGCAGGGGGATCTCGTCGCGGCCCTCGACACCGGCGCGTACTACTTCGCCACCCACTACTCCTACAACAGCCTGGCCAGGCCCGGTGTCCACGGCTTCTCGGTTCCCGCGCGCGGACCGGTCCGCTTCGCGACCGTACGGACCGCGCAGACCGTCGCGGAGATTGTGGCCGAATCGGGCGGGGCCCATCCGGACGCCCTCCTGGAAGGCTGA
- the hutU gene encoding urocanate hydratase has protein sequence MSGPRPVRAPRGTELSALGWQQEAALRMLQNNLDPEVAEHPDQLVVYGGTGKAARDWRSFDAMVRTLRTLKQDETMLVQSGRPVGVMQTHEWAPRVLLANSNLVGDWANWEEFRRLESLGLTMYGQMTAGSWIYIGTQGILQGTYETFAAVAAKRFGGTLAGTITLTAGLGGMGGAQPLAVTMNDGVVICIDCDPRAIDRRIEHRYLDVKADSPAHALQLATEARDARRPLSIGLLGNAAELLPRMLAEGAPIDIVTDQTSAHDPLAYLPLGVDFDDMASYAAEKPADFTLRARESMARHVEAMVGFMDAGAEVFDYGNSIRGEARLAGYGRAFAFPGFVPAYIRPLFCEGRGPFRWAALSGEASDIHKTDKAILELFPEGDSAQNESLHRWIRMAGERVHFQGLPARICWLGYGERDRAGERFNDMVASGELAAPLVIGRDHLDCGSVASPYRETEAMLDGSDAIADWPLLNAMVNVASGASWVSIHHGGGVGMGRSIHAGQVSVADGTKLAGEKIRRVLTNDPGMGVIRHVDAGYDLAESVADERDVRIPMREHAHADPGDVTPGAAPAEGGTA, from the coding sequence ATGTCAGGACCCCGCCCCGTACGGGCACCGCGCGGTACGGAACTGAGCGCCCTGGGATGGCAGCAGGAAGCCGCCCTGCGCATGCTCCAGAACAACCTCGACCCCGAGGTCGCCGAACACCCCGACCAGCTCGTCGTCTACGGCGGCACCGGCAAGGCCGCCCGCGACTGGCGCTCCTTCGACGCCATGGTCCGCACGCTGCGCACGCTCAAGCAGGACGAGACGATGCTCGTCCAGTCCGGCCGGCCGGTGGGCGTCATGCAGACCCACGAGTGGGCGCCGCGCGTGCTGCTCGCCAACTCCAACCTGGTCGGCGACTGGGCGAACTGGGAGGAGTTCCGGCGGCTGGAATCCCTCGGGCTGACCATGTACGGCCAGATGACGGCCGGTTCCTGGATCTACATCGGCACCCAGGGCATCCTCCAGGGCACCTACGAGACGTTCGCCGCCGTCGCCGCGAAGCGCTTCGGCGGGACGCTCGCAGGGACGATCACCCTCACCGCCGGACTGGGCGGCATGGGCGGCGCCCAGCCGCTGGCCGTGACCATGAACGACGGCGTGGTGATCTGTATCGACTGCGACCCGCGCGCCATCGACCGCCGCATCGAGCACCGCTACCTCGACGTGAAGGCCGACAGCCCGGCCCACGCGCTCCAGCTCGCGACCGAGGCCAGGGACGCGCGCAGGCCGCTCTCCATCGGGCTGCTGGGCAACGCGGCGGAGCTGCTGCCGCGCATGCTCGCCGAGGGCGCCCCCATCGACATCGTCACGGACCAGACCTCCGCCCACGACCCGCTGGCGTATCTGCCGCTCGGCGTCGACTTCGACGACATGGCCTCGTACGCCGCCGAGAAGCCCGCCGACTTCACGCTGCGGGCCCGCGAGTCCATGGCGCGGCACGTCGAGGCGATGGTCGGCTTCATGGACGCGGGCGCCGAGGTCTTCGACTACGGCAACTCCATCCGGGGCGAAGCCCGACTGGCCGGATACGGGCGCGCCTTCGCCTTCCCCGGCTTCGTGCCCGCCTATATCCGCCCGCTCTTCTGCGAGGGGAGGGGCCCGTTCCGCTGGGCGGCCCTGTCCGGTGAGGCGTCCGACATCCACAAGACGGACAAGGCGATCCTCGAACTCTTCCCCGAGGGCGACTCCGCGCAGAACGAATCCCTGCACCGCTGGATCAGGATGGCGGGCGAACGCGTCCACTTCCAGGGCCTGCCCGCCCGCATCTGCTGGCTCGGCTACGGCGAGCGGGACAGGGCGGGCGAGCGCTTCAACGACATGGTCGCCTCCGGTGAACTCGCCGCCCCGCTGGTCATCGGCCGCGACCACCTCGACTGCGGCTCGGTCGCCTCCCCGTACCGCGAGACCGAGGCCATGCTCGACGGCTCCGACGCCATCGCGGACTGGCCCCTCCTCAACGCCATGGTCAACGTCGCCTCCGGCGCCTCCTGGGTCTCCATCCACCACGGCGGCGGTGTCGGCATGGGCCGCTCGATCCACGCGGGCCAGGTCTCGGTGGCGGACGGCACGAAGCTCGCGGGCGAGAAGATCCGCCGCGTCCTCACCAACGACCCCGGCATGGGCGTCATCCGCCATGTCGACGCGGGCTACGACCTCGCGGAGTCGGTCGCGGACGAGCGCGACGTCCGCATCCCGATGCGGGAGCACGCCCACGCGGACCCGGGCGACGTCACGCCCGGCGCCGCCCCGGCCGAGGGCGGCACGGCATGA
- a CDS encoding allantoate amidohydrolase, whose translation MWRELKPLGRSADSGGYRRYAWTAADTDCRAWFRAQAESRGLTYETDRNGNQWAWLGDPLAGDAVVTGSHLDSVPDGGAFDGPLGVVSSFAALDELRGRGARFRKPLAITNFGDEEGARFGLACVGSRLTAGRLTPDLAHALRDGDGVSLPKAMEAAGHDPSALGPDPERLARIGAFVELHVEQGRALDLSGDPVGIASAIWPHGRWRFDFHGEANHAGTTRLADRRDPMLSYAETVLAARREAELAGALATFGKVSVEPNGVNAIPSLVRGWLDSRAADQPALDTVVAGIERAARESADRAGIDLRVVRESFSPVVEFQHALRDELGKILGQPPVLGTGAGHDAGILSGSVPTAMLFVRNPTGVSHSPAEYATEDDCVAGVLALADVLEGLACT comes from the coding sequence ATGTGGCGGGAGCTGAAGCCCCTCGGGCGCTCCGCCGACAGCGGCGGCTACCGCCGCTACGCCTGGACGGCCGCCGACACCGACTGCCGCGCCTGGTTCCGGGCCCAGGCCGAGTCGCGCGGGCTGACCTACGAGACCGACCGCAACGGCAACCAGTGGGCCTGGCTCGGTGACCCGCTCGCCGGGGACGCCGTCGTGACCGGCTCGCATCTGGACTCCGTACCCGACGGCGGCGCCTTCGACGGACCGCTCGGAGTCGTCTCCTCCTTCGCCGCGCTCGACGAACTGCGCGGACGCGGCGCGCGGTTCCGCAAGCCGCTCGCCATCACCAACTTCGGCGACGAGGAGGGCGCCCGCTTCGGTCTCGCCTGCGTCGGCTCCCGGCTCACGGCGGGCCGGCTCACCCCGGACCTGGCCCACGCGCTGCGCGACGGCGACGGCGTCTCGCTGCCGAAGGCCATGGAGGCCGCCGGCCACGACCCGTCCGCCCTCGGCCCCGACCCGGAACGGCTCGCGCGCATCGGCGCGTTCGTCGAACTCCACGTCGAGCAGGGCCGCGCCCTCGACCTCTCCGGCGACCCCGTCGGCATCGCCTCCGCGATCTGGCCGCACGGCCGCTGGCGGTTCGACTTCCACGGCGAGGCCAACCACGCCGGCACCACCCGCCTCGCCGACCGCCGCGACCCGATGCTCAGCTACGCCGAGACCGTCCTCGCCGCCCGCCGCGAGGCCGAACTCGCCGGGGCGCTCGCCACCTTCGGCAAGGTCTCCGTCGAGCCCAACGGCGTCAACGCCATCCCCTCCCTCGTCCGTGGCTGGCTGGATTCCCGCGCCGCCGACCAGCCCGCCCTGGACACCGTCGTGGCCGGTATCGAGAGGGCCGCCCGGGAGAGCGCCGACCGGGCCGGGATCGATCTGCGGGTGGTACGGGAGTCCTTCAGCCCCGTCGTCGAGTTCCAGCACGCCCTGCGGGACGAACTCGGCAAGATCCTCGGTCAGCCGCCCGTCCTGGGGACCGGCGCCGGACACGACGCGGGGATCCTGTCCGGATCGGTCCCGACCGCCATGCTGTTCGTACGGAATCCGACCGGCGTCTCGCACTCCCCGGCCGAGTACGCCACCGAGGACGACTGCGTGGCCGGGGTCCTGGCGCTCGCCGACGTACTGGAAGGACTCGCGTGCACATGA